In the Treponema maltophilum ATCC 51939 genome, CGCAATGAGTTCTTTTTTTACTGTATCGAGACCTTCGTGCGTATGAAGCGAAAGCGGAACGGTTACCGTATCCTTGTATTTTTCGGCAAGCTCCGCCGCACGGAAAGCCGCGTCGGCAACGTCGATTTTATTGCACAAAATAATGCGTTTTTTTGCCGCAAGTTCCGGCGAAAAGGCATTCAATTCGGCATTCAATTTTTCGTAGGCGTCGATATAAGTGTCGTCGGAGCAATCGATAATAAAAGCGAGCCCCGCCGTACGCGATATGTGCTTTAAAAAACGGATTCCCAACCCCGCCCCTTCGGACGCGCCTTCTATAATGCCGGGAATATCGGCGATAACGATGTCCTGTTCTTCATCGATGCGCAAAACGCCGAGGTTCGGAATTTTTGTCGTAAACGGATACGGAGCGATTTTAGGCCGCGCATTTGTAAAATAATCGAGTAAAGAAGATTTCCCCGCGTTCGGGAAACCGACAAGGCCGATGTCGGCCATGATATTCAGTTCGACACGCAGTTTTTTTACTTCGCCGCTTTTTCCTTCGTGTGCATAGCGCGGCGCCTGATTGACGGAACTTTTAAAGTGAACGTTTCCCCAGCCGCCTTTGCCGCCTTTTAAATAAACAAAGGGTTCCGCGTTTTCTTTACCCGTAAAATCGCAGACAAGAACGCCCGTTTCGGCATCGGTTACCTTTGTTCCCGGGGGCAGCGGTATAACGATATCGTTTCCGTCGGCGCCGAACCGCTTGCGGCCCTCACCGTCGGCTCCGTTTTGCGCTTTAAAAACCTGTTGTTTGCGCAAATGGGCAAGAGTACGCAGATTATGCTTTACACAAAAAATAACGTCGCCCCCGCGGCCGCCGTCGCCTCCGGCCGGACCACCCAGGGGAACGTACTTTTCCCTGCGGAAAGCGATACAGCCGTTGCCGCCCTTACCGGATCGAACTTCTATGAGCGCTTCGTCGGCAAACCGGATCACTAGGCTTGTTCGGGAATTATCGAGGCCAGTCTTCTGCCCTTGCGTTCGTGGTAAGACACCACGCCCGTTTGGGTTGCAAAAAGGGTATCGTCTTTACCGCGGCCGACATTATCGCCCGGATGGATTTTCGTTCCCCGCTGACGCACGAGAATAGAACCGGCAGGGACAAACGTTCCGCCGGAAGCCTTTACACCTAAATATTTGGGGTTTGAATCGCGGCCGTTTTTGGCACCGCTTCCGCCTTTTTTACGTCCCATTATATGCCTCCAGTTAATTGTATATCTTTTTCGTCGGCAAGAACAAATTCCGCCGACACATACGCCGGATATTCTTTTTGCAAAGAATCAAAACCTTTTTGCAAAAAATCCGCCGTATACGACAACAGTGCCGAAAGTTCCCCGTCATTGCGCGTCGACTGCGGATCCGGCGAAGAACGCGCTTTGCGCCGTACCGTAAAGGACAGCATTCCGCGTTCGGCACTATCGGTTTTCAATTCGAGCCCGCCGTGTTCGTGCAAAACATCGAGCGCCGTACGTGCCAAAATGCTGACCGCCGCACACACAATGTCTTTGCCCTTAGGCGCAAAGCCTGCATGACCGCGTATAATACAGGAATGCAGTTCTCCGTTTTGCGCCCGGGTAAGCTCGGCCCGTATCACGCTTTATTCGGATTCTTTTGCCGAAGCACCCGCCGTAATG is a window encoding:
- the obgE gene encoding GTPase ObgE, whose translation is MIRFADEALIEVRSGKGGNGCIAFRREKYVPLGGPAGGDGGRGGDVIFCVKHNLRTLAHLRKQQVFKAQNGADGEGRKRFGADGNDIVIPLPPGTKVTDAETGVLVCDFTGKENAEPFVYLKGGKGGWGNVHFKSSVNQAPRYAHEGKSGEVKKLRVELNIMADIGLVGFPNAGKSSLLDYFTNARPKIAPYPFTTKIPNLGVLRIDEEQDIVIADIPGIIEGASEGAGLGIRFLKHISRTAGLAFIIDCSDDTYIDAYEKLNAELNAFSPELAAKKRIILCNKIDVADAAFRAAELAEKYKDTVTVPLSLHTHEGLDTVKKELIALVYGASDTGAQNTAKSESAFLASRASVDEVDVQYPGSER
- the rpmA gene encoding 50S ribosomal protein L27, with protein sequence MGRKKGGSGAKNGRDSNPKYLGVKASGGTFVPAGSILVRQRGTKIHPGDNVGRGKDDTLFATQTGVVSYHERKGRRLASIIPEQA
- a CDS encoding ribosomal-processing cysteine protease Prp, yielding MIRAELTRAQNGELHSCIIRGHAGFAPKGKDIVCAAVSILARTALDVLHEHGGLELKTDSAERGMLSFTVRRKARSSPDPQSTRNDGELSALLSYTADFLQKGFDSLQKEYPAYVSAEFVLADEKDIQLTGGI